A window of Campylobacter ureolyticus contains these coding sequences:
- the ftsA gene encoding cell division protein FtsA, translated as MNNSLSDNNYCILGLDVGSVNTTAIVAKVDENGVSICGVGKNPTSGLKKGIITNIEKAAFSIKNTTKEAIRSAGKNPDKIVVSIAGTYTHSVKSHGIVSILSGEITIGEIKRAMQLAQDNAVVGKDRAILHVLPYSFKVDGQDHIEDPIGMCGSRLEVFTHVVTADENSIRNLIKATKLAGLEIDNMLLSGYASAISTLTKEEKELGVGLIDMGGATCDIVIHLGNSIIYNESLPVGSSNITMDLSKALNTPLANAEELKTNYSKLVEENTKELRIPTMGENSSTHTASMDIAIKVVYARIEETILLLYKKLESSGYLNKLSAGLVVTGGLVKIDNDIRNIISMAFGNIPVRLAKPKEIGGLYEICNDSEYSCVIGLCLYGAGHFTRYEIDSNGHLKYLDNKKIDFEKSISLNDQEEYKNEDMTIKDNENSVKPTQTLRDVNDISALKKFINRLKQIF; from the coding sequence TTGAATAATTCATTAAGTGATAATAATTATTGTATATTAGGTTTAGATGTTGGATCTGTAAATACAACCGCCATTGTAGCTAAGGTAGACGAAAATGGAGTTAGTATATGCGGCGTTGGAAAAAACCCAACTTCTGGACTTAAAAAAGGTATTATTACAAATATTGAAAAAGCTGCGTTTTCTATAAAAAATACAACAAAAGAAGCTATCAGAAGCGCTGGTAAAAATCCAGATAAAATAGTAGTTTCAATTGCTGGAACATACACACACAGCGTTAAATCTCACGGTATAGTCAGTATTTTATCAGGTGAAATAACAATAGGTGAAATCAAAAGAGCAATGCAATTAGCTCAAGATAATGCAGTCGTTGGAAAAGATAGAGCTATTTTACATGTTTTACCATATAGTTTTAAAGTTGATGGGCAAGATCACATAGAAGACCCAATTGGAATGTGCGGATCAAGACTTGAAGTTTTTACTCATGTTGTAACAGCCGATGAAAATTCTATAAGAAATTTAATAAAAGCAACAAAACTTGCAGGACTTGAGATAGATAATATGCTTCTTTCTGGTTATGCCTCGGCTATATCAACACTTACAAAAGAAGAAAAAGAGCTTGGTGTTGGACTTATTGATATGGGTGGTGCAACCTGTGATATAGTAATTCATCTTGGAAATTCAATCATATATAATGAAAGTCTACCAGTTGGCTCATCAAATATAACTATGGATCTTTCAAAAGCACTAAATACTCCACTTGCAAATGCAGAGGAGCTAAAAACAAACTACTCAAAACTGGTTGAAGAAAATACCAAAGAGCTTAGAATTCCAACTATGGGTGAAAACTCATCAACACATACTGCAAGTATGGATATAGCCATAAAAGTAGTCTATGCAAGAATAGAAGAAACTATTTTACTACTTTATAAAAAACTTGAAAGTAGCGGATATTTAAATAAGCTTAGTGCGGGGCTTGTTGTAACTGGAGGTTTAGTAAAAATAGATAATGATATAAGAAATATAATTTCTATGGCTTTTGGCAATATTCCAGTAAGGTTAGCAAAACCAAAAGAAATTGGTGGGCTTTATGAGATTTGCAATGATAGTGAGTATTCTTGCGTTATAGGGCTTTGCCTATATGGAGCTGGACATTTTACTAGATATGAAATAGATTCAAATGGACATTTGAAGTATCTTGATAATAAAAAAATAGATTTTGAGAAGTCTATTTCTTTAAACGATCAAGAAGAGTATAAAAATGAAGACATGACAATAAAAGATAATGAAAATTCGGTGAAGCCAACTCAAACATTAAGAGATGTTAATGATATAAGTGCTTTAAAAAAATTTATTAATAGATTAAAACAAATATTTTAA
- the ftsZ gene encoding cell division protein FtsZ — MNGFIIEESKGVYGAKMKVIGVGGGGGNMINHMIREGYDRIDLLVANTDSQALENSLAKTKILLGEKTAKTLGAGMDPTVGKDSAEESFDTLKDALEYSDIVFVASGLGGGTGTGASPVVARAAKENKALTIGVVTTPFKFEGKKRATLAQAGINELKKECDSILVIPNQKLLSLIDKKAGIKESFKMVDDVLARAVGGMSSIILDSGDSDINLDFADVKKIMSHRGLALMGVGASEGEDAPKEAIQDAIQSPLLDDMSINGAMGVLIHFKIHPDCSLLEISEAVSLVEEAAHDNADIIFGTTTDESIENNRVEVTLIATGFEETSEKKEDDSQKDSLDETKVISRRQINQRVSGSDIDLKDIYDNLDEPTYLRYKAD; from the coding sequence ATGAATGGTTTTATAATAGAGGAAAGCAAAGGCGTTTATGGTGCAAAAATGAAAGTTATAGGTGTCGGCGGTGGCGGCGGAAATATGATAAATCATATGATTAGAGAGGGCTATGATAGGATAGATCTTTTGGTGGCTAACACTGACTCACAAGCTCTTGAAAATTCACTCGCAAAAACAAAAATTTTGCTTGGTGAAAAAACTGCAAAAACACTTGGTGCTGGCATGGACCCAACAGTTGGAAAAGACTCAGCTGAAGAAAGCTTTGATACTTTAAAAGACGCACTTGAGTACTCAGACATAGTTTTTGTTGCATCAGGTCTTGGTGGAGGAACAGGCACAGGCGCTTCTCCAGTAGTTGCAAGAGCAGCTAAAGAAAATAAAGCTTTAACAATAGGTGTTGTAACAACTCCTTTTAAGTTTGAAGGTAAAAAAAGAGCAACTCTTGCGCAAGCTGGCATAAACGAGTTAAAAAAAGAGTGTGATTCTATACTTGTAATACCGAATCAAAAACTTCTTAGCCTAATAGATAAAAAAGCAGGAATTAAAGAAAGCTTTAAAATGGTTGATGATGTTTTGGCAAGAGCAGTTGGTGGAATGTCATCTATAATACTTGATTCAGGAGATAGTGACATAAACCTTGACTTTGCAGATGTTAAAAAAATAATGTCTCATAGGGGTCTAGCCTTAATGGGTGTTGGTGCAAGCGAAGGAGAAGATGCTCCAAAAGAAGCTATTCAAGATGCTATACAATCTCCGCTTTTAGATGATATGAGTATAAACGGTGCAATGGGTGTTTTAATACATTTTAAAATTCATCCTGATTGCTCTTTGCTTGAAATAAGTGAAGCAGTTAGCCTAGTAGAAGAAGCAGCCCACGATAATGCAGACATCATCTTTGGAACTACAACTGATGAATCTATAGAAAACAATAGAGTTGAAGTAACACTTATAGCAACAGGTTTTGAAGAAACATCCGAAAAAAAAGAAGATGACAGCCAAAAAGATTCTTTGGATGAAACTAAAGTAATTTCAAGAAGACAGATTAATCAAAGAGTTAGTGGAAGCGATATAGATTTAAAAGATATATATGATAATCTTGATGAGCCAACATACCTTAGATACAAAGCCGATTAA
- the purH gene encoding bifunctional phosphoribosylaminoimidazolecarboxamide formyltransferase/IMP cyclohydrolase, with protein sequence MKALISVSDKSGICEFAKELVNLGYELISTGGTYKLLKKNGLDVTEISDFTKSPEMFGGRVKTLHPKVHGGILFQRGLDDDEAAKNDIEAIDLVCVNLYPFKETINKTDDFNEIIENIDIGGPTMVRSAAKNYKSVLIVTDSMDYDLVIKAIKNGKNDAEFRKKMMIKAYEHTASYDSMIANYMNKRFNNDFGEYKFIVGKKVFDTRYGENPHQKGALYEFEDHFTKHFKAVKGEASFNNMTDIHGALSLASSFGKSPAVAICKHANPCGFAIKDNLLNSYKEALKCDPVSAYGGVIAINGTLDKELALELHKKGTFMEVIIAANVTDEALDVFSDKKRTKIFTQNSDFLVRANESFDFKHVDSGFVYQERDFVKDSEVENAKCVTQKPASKTELQDLKIAWKVAALTKSNCVVYVKNSALVAIGMGMTSRVDAARAAVLKANDMGIDLKGAVLASEAFFPFSDSIEIAAKVGISAVIQPGGSIRDDEVIKAADDNKMSMYFTGIRHFLH encoded by the coding sequence ATGAAAGCACTAATTAGCGTTAGTGATAAAAGTGGAATTTGTGAGTTTGCAAAAGAGCTTGTAAATTTAGGATATGAGCTAATAAGCACAGGCGGAACATATAAATTACTTAAAAAAAATGGCTTGGATGTTACTGAGATAAGTGATTTTACAAAAAGTCCTGAAATGTTTGGTGGCAGAGTTAAAACACTCCATCCAAAAGTTCATGGTGGTATTTTATTTCAACGAGGTCTTGATGATGATGAGGCAGCTAAAAATGACATTGAAGCTATTGATCTAGTTTGTGTAAATTTATATCCATTCAAAGAAACCATCAATAAAACTGATGATTTTAATGAAATTATAGAAAATATTGATATTGGTGGACCAACAATGGTAAGAAGTGCTGCAAAAAACTATAAAAGCGTTTTAATAGTAACTGATAGTATGGATTATGATTTAGTAATCAAAGCTATTAAAAATGGCAAAAATGATGCAGAGTTTAGAAAAAAAATGATGATAAAGGCTTATGAACATACCGCAAGCTATGATTCCATGATAGCAAACTATATGAATAAGCGTTTTAATAATGATTTTGGTGAGTATAAATTTATAGTTGGCAAAAAAGTTTTTGATACTAGATATGGTGAAAATCCTCACCAAAAAGGTGCTTTATATGAGTTTGAAGATCACTTTACAAAGCACTTTAAAGCCGTAAAAGGCGAAGCAAGTTTTAACAACATGACAGATATCCATGGAGCTTTAAGTTTAGCAAGTAGCTTTGGAAAAAGTCCTGCTGTTGCGATTTGTAAACATGCAAATCCTTGCGGTTTTGCTATAAAAGATAATCTGCTAAATAGCTATAAAGAAGCTTTAAAGTGTGATCCAGTTTCAGCCTATGGTGGCGTTATAGCAATAAATGGAACTTTAGATAAAGAACTTGCTTTAGAGCTTCATAAAAAAGGAACTTTTATGGAAGTTATTATTGCTGCTAATGTAACTGATGAGGCTTTAGATGTTTTTAGTGATAAAAAAAGAACTAAAATTTTTACTCAAAATAGTGATTTTTTAGTTAGAGCAAATGAGAGTTTTGACTTTAAACATGTTGATAGCGGGTTTGTATATCAAGAAAGAGATTTTGTAAAAGATAGTGAAGTTGAAAATGCAAAATGTGTAACCCAAAAACCAGCTTCAAAAACTGAATTACAAGATTTAAAAATTGCTTGGAAAGTAGCAGCTTTAACAAAAAGCAATTGTGTAGTTTATGTTAAGAATAGTGCCTTAGTGGCTATTGGTATGGGCATGACAAGTAGAGTTGATGCTGCTAGAGCTGCTGTTTTAAAAGCTAATGATATGGGAATCGATCTAAAAGGTGCAGTACTTGCAAGTGAAGCGTTTTTTCCATTTAGTGATAGTATTGAAATAGCTGCAAAAGTAGGAATTAGTGCTGTTATACAACCTGGTGGATCAATAAGAGATGATGAGGTTATAAAAGCTGCTGATGATAATAAAATGTCAATGTATTTTACTGGAATAAGACACTTTTTACATTAA
- a CDS encoding DnaJ domain-containing protein, whose translation MFYFILALIIFYFLAKSTSKKTYKKTTKFSLLEAKFIVSLLAKIAKSDGRVNEEEASLLSQILDDLVYKFDGNSNDREILKAVYNKEKENINNAYEVAFRYKKELNLSFLDAVNRIIFFLNMAFIDGDFSHEEKQIISKICDGFGLPPHIKEEIFAKFQNTYQNHSQNTYQNENVKNPYEVLGLKKGASFDEVKKQYRNLVRKYHPDILMGKGADEEIINAGTKKLKEINEAYEILQKEFKR comes from the coding sequence ATGTTTTATTTTATTTTAGCTTTAATTATATTTTATTTTTTAGCTAAATCAACAAGTAAAAAAACATATAAAAAAACTACTAAATTTAGCCTTTTGGAGGCTAAATTTATAGTGAGTTTGTTAGCAAAAATAGCAAAAAGCGATGGTAGAGTAAATGAAGAAGAGGCTTCTTTGCTATCCCAAATTCTAGATGATTTAGTTTATAAATTTGATGGAAATAGCAATGATAGAGAGATCTTAAAAGCTGTCTATAATAAAGAAAAAGAAAATATTAATAATGCATATGAAGTAGCTTTTAGATATAAAAAAGAGTTAAATTTATCTTTTTTAGATGCTGTTAATAGAATTATATTTTTTTTAAACATGGCTTTTATAGATGGAGATTTTAGCCATGAAGAAAAACAAATTATCTCAAAAATTTGCGATGGGTTTGGACTCCCACCACATATAAAAGAAGAAATTTTTGCCAAATTTCAAAACACTTACCAAAACCACTCACAAAATACTTACCAAAACGAAAATGTAAAAAACCCATATGAGGTTTTAGGTCTTAAAAAAGGCGCGAGTTTTGATGAGGTTAAGAAACAGTATAGAAATTTGGTTCGTAAATATCATCCAGATATCTTAATGGGAAAAGGTGCTGATGAGGAGATAATAAATGCAGGAACCAAAAAATTAAAAGAGATAAATGAGGCGTATGAAATTTTACAAAAAGAGTTTAAAAGGTGA
- the purL gene encoding phosphoribosylformylglycinamidine synthase subunit PurL, whose product MDKETIKAHKITDGEYEKILSILNREPNLLELGVISAMWSEHCSYKSSKKYLTGFPTKAPWVIQGPGENAGVIDIGGDMAAVFKMESHNHPSYIEPFQGAATGVGGILRDIFTMGAKPVANLNSLRFGNIKTNKYQKHLLKGVASGIAHYGNCTGIPTIGGETTFDDSFDRNILVNAFCLGIVKKDEIFYAKASGVGNLIIYAGSKTGRDGLGGAVMASDSFNDENKALRPTVQVGDPFVGKLLMEACLELFKKDYIVGIQDMGAAGLTSSSFEMAGRSQSGMKLFLDQVPMREEGMTPYDLMLSESQERMLICAKKGFEDKVIEIFTSRGLDAAVVGEVTNTKKMELFWYDELVGELPIEPLSEDAPILDRPIKRPNYLDEIKNIKTHFSIPKKEAFLKLFSDENVVDKGYIYTQFDSTVGTNSVKKPGYLGANILRVKENGVMLSMGLDCNPKMNFVNPKVGASLAVATSGRKVAMSGAKPLAITDCLNYANPENPEIMWQFMMGCEGIKDACKELNTPVVSGNVSLYNDSDGINIHPTPAIVCVGVNENKNLPSIFKSGVSVYLVGETNGVFAGSLYQTVINNELGGELPEIDFEKEKALWDLIISQNKDDNLEFANSVEIGGIAITLAKMAAVSNIAGEFKTNFENENFIFDESFSRAIIGVKDEEKFKKEALNLGLKVVKLGVSGGDKFILDDMSFSIDKLREIYFKTLEKLI is encoded by the coding sequence ATGGATAAAGAAACTATCAAAGCACATAAAATTACAGATGGCGAGTATGAAAAAATTCTCTCTATTTTAAACCGCGAACCAAATTTATTAGAACTTGGTGTAATTTCAGCTATGTGGAGTGAACACTGTTCTTACAAGTCAAGTAAAAAATATCTTACAGGTTTTCCTACAAAAGCACCATGGGTTATACAAGGACCTGGTGAAAATGCAGGAGTTATTGATATTGGTGGAGACATGGCAGCTGTTTTTAAAATGGAAAGTCACAATCATCCAAGCTATATTGAGCCATTTCAAGGTGCTGCAACTGGGGTTGGTGGAATTTTAAGAGATATTTTTACCATGGGAGCAAAACCTGTGGCAAATCTAAATTCACTTAGATTTGGAAATATAAAAACCAATAAATATCAAAAACATCTTTTAAAAGGTGTTGCAAGTGGAATAGCGCACTATGGAAACTGCACTGGAATTCCAACAATAGGTGGAGAAACAACATTTGATGATAGCTTTGATAGAAATATTTTAGTAAATGCTTTTTGTCTTGGAATAGTTAAAAAAGATGAGATTTTTTATGCCAAGGCAAGTGGAGTTGGAAATTTGATAATTTATGCTGGCTCAAAAACAGGAAGAGATGGGCTTGGCGGAGCTGTAATGGCAAGTGATAGCTTTAATGATGAAAATAAAGCCCTAAGACCAACTGTTCAAGTAGGTGATCCATTTGTGGGCAAGCTTTTAATGGAAGCTTGCTTAGAGTTATTTAAAAAAGACTATATAGTTGGCATCCAGGATATGGGCGCAGCAGGGCTTACAAGCTCAAGTTTTGAGATGGCTGGAAGAAGTCAAAGTGGTATGAAGCTTTTCTTAGATCAAGTTCCTATGAGAGAAGAGGGTATGACACCTTATGATTTAATGCTAAGTGAAAGCCAAGAAAGAATGCTAATTTGTGCCAAAAAAGGCTTTGAAGATAAAGTAATTGAAATTTTCACAAGTAGAGGGCTTGATGCAGCAGTTGTAGGAGAGGTTACAAATACTAAAAAAATGGAACTATTTTGGTATGATGAGTTGGTTGGAGAACTTCCAATAGAACCACTCAGTGAAGATGCTCCTATACTTGATAGGCCAATAAAGAGACCTAATTATTTAGATGAAATAAAAAATATAAAAACTCATTTTAGCATTCCAAAAAAAGAAGCTTTTTTAAAGCTTTTTAGTGATGAAAATGTAGTTGATAAAGGCTATATCTATACTCAGTTTGACTCTACAGTTGGCACAAACTCAGTTAAGAAGCCTGGTTATTTAGGTGCAAATATTTTAAGAGTAAAAGAAAATGGGGTTATGCTTTCAATGGGGCTTGATTGTAATCCTAAAATGAATTTTGTAAATCCAAAAGTAGGGGCTTCTTTGGCAGTTGCTACAAGTGGAAGAAAAGTGGCTATGAGTGGCGCTAAACCCTTAGCTATAACTGATTGTTTAAATTATGCAAATCCTGAGAATCCTGAAATAATGTGGCAATTTATGATGGGTTGTGAAGGCATAAAAGATGCTTGTAAAGAACTAAATACTCCAGTTGTTAGTGGAAATGTTAGTTTATATAATGATAGTGATGGTATTAATATTCATCCAACACCTGCAATAGTTTGTGTTGGTGTAAATGAAAATAAAAATTTACCAAGCATTTTTAAAAGTGGTGTAAGTGTGTATTTAGTTGGTGAAACAAATGGCGTTTTTGCAGGATCACTTTATCAAACTGTGATTAATAATGAGCTTGGTGGAGAATTGCCCGAAATCGATTTTGAAAAAGAAAAAGCTTTGTGGGATTTGATAATTTCACAAAACAAAGATGATAATTTAGAGTTTGCAAATTCAGTTGAAATTGGTGGCATTGCTATAACTTTAGCAAAAATGGCCGCTGTTTCAAACATTGCAGGCGAGTTTAAAACTAATTTTGAAAATGAAAATTTTATTTTTGATGAGAGTTTTTCAAGAGCAATTATTGGCGTAAAAGATGAGGAAAAATTTAAAAAAGAGGCTCTAAATTTAGGCTTAAAAGTTGTAAAACTAGGTGTTAGTGGTGGAGATAAATTCATACTTGATGATATGAGTTTTAGCATTGATAAGCTTAGAGAAATTTATTTTAAAACACTTGAAAAGCTTATTTAA
- a CDS encoding class I SAM-dependent methyltransferase: MQNLNDEISQNRSQVKFPDGDEGIKTLKRMNEAHNEGALWAISKINLDENKQLNILDIGCGGGQNLLNLSIKFKNSTLFGIDYSPTSINLSAEICKNLVVNKRLCLNISDVHKMSFSDSKFDLVTAFETLYFWENLDIAFKEIKRVLKKDGKFMIFLEGTTKQTLEKWENLGEGIKLKNKLNPTEVKEILNKNGFLNVEIYQKDKSEKTCFIAKV, encoded by the coding sequence ATGCAAAATTTAAATGATGAAATTTCACAAAACAGAAGTCAAGTTAAATTTCCAGATGGAGATGAAGGAATAAAAACCTTAAAAAGAATGAATGAAGCTCATAACGAGGGTGCTTTGTGGGCTATTTCTAAAATAAATTTAGATGAAAATAAACAATTAAATATTTTAGATATTGGTTGTGGCGGCGGACAAAATTTACTAAATTTAAGCATTAAATTTAAAAACTCAACGCTTTTTGGCATTGATTATTCGCCAACTAGTATAAATTTAAGTGCTGAAATTTGCAAAAATTTAGTGGTTAATAAAAGACTTTGTTTGAATATTTCAGATGTTCATAAAATGAGTTTTAGTGACAGCAAATTTGATTTAGTAACTGCTTTTGAAACGCTTTATTTTTGGGAAAATTTAGACATTGCATTTAAAGAGATAAAAAGAGTTCTTAAAAAAGATGGCAAATTTATGATATTTTTGGAAGGCACAACAAAGCAAACTCTTGAAAAATGGGAAAATTTAGGCGAAGGGATTAAACTTAAAAATAAATTAAATCCAACTGAGGTTAAGGAAATTTTAAATAAAAATGGCTTTTTAAATGTTGAAATTTACCAAAAAGACAAAAGCGAAAAAACTTGTTTTATAGCAAAAGTGTAA
- a CDS encoding BCCT family transporter produces the protein MNFKFKKAYNPAVFYPSIIVLFIVLSICLVFPTSTLKNLKAIQSYLTTNFGWFYVLSVALIFFSMLFLMISRFGNIKLGSDHSKPEYSNLAWFAMLFAAGMGIGLMFFGVGEPLMHYLAPPSADPQTIEAAKQAMKLTFFHWGFNAWAVYGIVAIILAYFAYRHNLPLTLRSAFYPIVGDKIYGRFGDVIDILAVLATLFGVTTSLGYGVLQINAGFNYLFGIEMTTNIQIITILIITVFVTISATSGVDKGIKILSLSNIFLAFLFVAFIFVLGNTTGLLKSLVENTGNYLTSFIGDNFNLFAYEKKNENWLGGWTLLYWTWWLSWSPFVGLFIAKISRGRTIREFVVGVLLVPSGFTFLWMSAFGNSAIELVNEGFTRLADVTNQDVSLALFVFLEKFPLTSVLSGISVLMICLFFITSADSSAMVIDMLCSRGKDRTPIWQKIFWCVLIGIIAAVLLYTGGLDALQTMTIISALPLSIALLGCMYGLFKALRVDYEKGYTRSIFNLPTGLTSSKRWQDRLKNIIDTPDKDEARDFLLEVAEPAFNEVCDEFIKNGLKARVEKIGINGKINIHVGMGEDTDFIYGVKIIKTQTPDYAMSDNYYRAEVYLFEGGQDYDVIGWSKEALINDVIDQYHKHMYFLHKTNS, from the coding sequence ATGAATTTTAAATTTAAAAAAGCCTATAATCCAGCGGTTTTTTATCCATCGATTATAGTGCTTTTTATAGTTTTAAGTATATGTTTGGTCTTTCCTACATCTACTTTAAAAAATCTTAAAGCAATCCAAAGCTATCTAACGACTAATTTTGGATGGTTTTATGTATTAAGTGTTGCTTTAATTTTCTTTTCAATGTTATTTTTAATGATATCTAGATTTGGAAATATAAAACTTGGAAGTGATCACTCAAAGCCTGAGTATTCAAATCTAGCATGGTTTGCTATGCTTTTTGCAGCAGGAATGGGAATTGGACTTATGTTTTTTGGAGTTGGTGAGCCACTTATGCACTATCTTGCTCCACCATCGGCAGATCCTCAAACCATAGAAGCTGCAAAACAAGCTATGAAACTTACATTTTTTCACTGGGGATTTAACGCTTGGGCAGTTTATGGCATAGTTGCTATAATACTAGCTTATTTTGCTTACAGGCACAATCTTCCACTTACATTAAGATCTGCTTTTTATCCAATAGTTGGAGATAAAATTTATGGAAGATTTGGGGATGTAATTGATATTTTAGCAGTACTTGCTACACTTTTTGGTGTTACAACTTCTCTTGGATATGGAGTTTTGCAAATAAATGCTGGATTTAATTATCTTTTTGGCATAGAAATGACTACAAATATTCAAATTATCACAATACTAATAATTACAGTTTTTGTAACAATCTCTGCAACAAGCGGTGTTGATAAGGGCATAAAAATTTTAAGTCTTTCAAATATATTTTTAGCATTTTTATTTGTAGCTTTTATATTTGTTTTAGGAAATACAACTGGGCTTTTAAAATCACTAGTCGAAAATACAGGAAACTATCTAACATCTTTCATAGGTGATAACTTCAACCTTTTTGCCTATGAGAAAAAAAATGAAAATTGGCTTGGTGGTTGGACACTTTTATACTGGACTTGGTGGCTTTCTTGGTCGCCATTTGTAGGACTATTTATAGCTAAAATTTCACGCGGAAGGACTATAAGAGAATTTGTTGTTGGAGTGCTTTTAGTTCCATCTGGATTTACATTTTTATGGATGAGTGCTTTTGGAAATAGTGCAATAGAGCTTGTAAATGAAGGCTTTACTAGACTTGCAGATGTAACAAATCAAGATGTTTCACTAGCTTTATTTGTATTTTTAGAAAAATTTCCATTAACAAGTGTGCTATCTGGTATTTCAGTTTTAATGATATGTCTATTTTTTATAACTTCGGCTGATTCATCTGCTATGGTTATAGATATGCTTTGCTCACGCGGGAAAGATAGAACGCCTATTTGGCAAAAGATATTTTGGTGTGTTTTAATAGGTATTATCGCAGCTGTTTTACTCTATACTGGTGGACTTGATGCTCTTCAAACTATGACTATCATCTCAGCACTTCCACTTTCTATAGCACTACTTGGCTGTATGTATGGACTTTTTAAGGCTCTAAGGGTTGATTATGAAAAAGGCTACACAAGAAGCATTTTTAATCTCCCAACAGGACTTACTAGCTCAAAAAGATGGCAAGATAGGCTTAAAAACATTATTGATACACCAGATAAAGACGAAGCAAGAGATTTTTTACTTGAAGTTGCAGAGCCTGCGTTTAATGAAGTTTGCGATGAGTTTATAAAAAATGGACTAAAAGCAAGAGTGGAAAAAATAGGCATAAATGGAAAAATTAATATTCATGTTGGAATGGGTGAAGACACAGACTTTATCTATGGTGTAAAAATTATAAAAACTCAAACTCCTGATTATGCTATGAGCGATAACTACTATAGAGCTGAAGTTTATCTCTTTGAAGGCGGTCAAGACTATGATGTAATTGGTTGGAGCAAAGAAGCTTTAATAAACGATGTGATAGATCAATATCACAAACATATGTATTTTTTACATAAAACAAATAGCTAG
- a CDS encoding glycosyltransferase family 2 protein, translating into MIKASVYIICQDEEKHIARVLESVKDFNEIIIVDSGSTDKTLEIAKRYNVAIFHKNFLGYSAQKEYAKNLCSNEWVLNLDADEELSDNLKDDIIETINENKCQALEIKIVDFRLKPWQIKAIKQISRVRFFKKEFGVYPEKLVHESIKINGKILQVKGFIKHYGTDSISKKLEKTNTYSTLRANEKFNKGKKSSFLKLTFIFPVMFFKSYFIRRNFLNGRIGFIDAINNAFYAFLKEAKLYELYLKEKSQI; encoded by the coding sequence TTGATAAAAGCATCTGTTTATATAATTTGTCAAGATGAGGAAAAACATATTGCAAGAGTGCTTGAAAGTGTTAAGGATTTTAATGAAATTATAATCGTGGATAGTGGAAGCACTGATAAAACACTTGAAATTGCAAAAAGATATAATGTAGCAATTTTTCATAAAAATTTTTTAGGTTATTCAGCCCAAAAAGAATATGCTAAAAATTTGTGCTCAAATGAGTGGGTGCTCAATTTGGATGCCGATGAAGAGTTAAGCGATAATTTAAAAGATGATATTATAGAAACTATAAATGAAAATAAGTGCCAAGCACTTGAGATAAAAATAGTTGATTTTAGATTAAAACCTTGGCAAATTAAAGCAATAAAGCAAATTTCAAGAGTTAGATTTTTTAAAAAAGAATTTGGTGTTTATCCTGAAAAATTAGTACACGAAAGTATAAAAATAAATGGAAAAATTTTACAAGTAAAAGGCTTTATTAAGCATTATGGCACTGATAGCATTAGCAAAAAACTTGAAAAAACGAATACTTATTCCACTCTTAGGGCAAATGAAAAATTTAATAAGGGTAAAAAATCATCTTTTTTAAAATTAACTTTTATTTTTCCAGTTATGTTTTTTAAATCTTATTTTATAAGACGAAATTTTTTAAACGGAAGAATAGGTTTTATAGATGCTATTAATAATGCTTTTTATGCTTTTTTAAAAGAGGCAAAACTTTACGAGCTTTACTTAAAAGAAAAAAGTCAAATTTAA